From Micromonospora sp. NBC_01699, a single genomic window includes:
- a CDS encoding winged helix-turn-helix transcriptional regulator, with protein sequence MVDSTPAADGYDGDDAMVADVFARDCGSRRIVENLAGKWGLLALAALHEGSYRFNALRRRVDGVSEKMLAQTLQGLERDGLVLRDVQATIPPHVEYSLTPFGVRVAAKIVDLVELVQTEVNGTNASR encoded by the coding sequence ATGGTTGACTCCACCCCCGCCGCAGACGGGTACGACGGCGACGACGCGATGGTCGCCGACGTCTTCGCCCGCGACTGCGGCTCCCGGCGGATAGTGGAGAACCTGGCCGGCAAGTGGGGCCTGCTCGCCCTCGCCGCGTTACACGAGGGGTCGTACCGCTTCAACGCACTGCGCCGCCGGGTCGACGGGGTCAGCGAGAAGATGCTCGCCCAGACCCTTCAGGGACTCGAACGCGACGGCCTGGTGCTGCGCGACGTACAGGCCACCATCCCGCCACACGTCGAATACAGCCTCACCCCGTTCGGCGTACGCGTCGCCGCCAAGATCGTGGACCTGGTGGAACTGGTCCAGACCGAGGTGAACGGCACCAACGCGAGCCGCTAG
- a CDS encoding maleylpyruvate isomerase family mycothiol-dependent enzyme, translated as MAKTLEFPALLRLIDERATAFRAAILSAPSLDLPVPTCPDWTLLDLVEHLGKGQRKWTAVVHAGPAATPPAEFAPDGLDPAPREREALLTWWDDSTARLLNALREAGPDRGCWTWWGGSESPQTAGAVARHRVQEVAVHTYDAQITQDAPHPLPEDVALDGVDEFLTTCCATTIAWPHKPADLDFHAIEGHSWRLSLDAEGARTTRLPSATAAGEGPDAPTASARATASDVVLWLYNRIPLDSLRLHGDGRVFDLLRDWNPDE; from the coding sequence GTGGCAAAGACCCTGGAGTTCCCCGCGCTGCTGCGGCTGATCGACGAACGCGCGACCGCCTTCCGCGCCGCGATTCTGTCCGCACCCAGCCTGGATCTACCGGTGCCGACCTGCCCCGACTGGACGCTGCTGGATCTGGTGGAACACCTGGGCAAGGGCCAGCGCAAATGGACCGCCGTTGTCCACGCCGGTCCGGCCGCCACTCCCCCGGCGGAGTTCGCGCCGGACGGCCTCGATCCCGCGCCTCGGGAGCGCGAAGCCCTGCTGACCTGGTGGGACGACTCCACCGCGCGGCTACTGAACGCGCTGCGCGAGGCCGGTCCGGATCGCGGCTGCTGGACGTGGTGGGGCGGGTCGGAGTCGCCGCAGACCGCCGGTGCCGTCGCCCGGCACCGGGTCCAGGAGGTCGCGGTCCACACCTACGACGCCCAGATCACCCAGGACGCCCCGCACCCGCTGCCGGAAGACGTGGCGCTCGACGGTGTGGACGAGTTCCTGACCACCTGCTGCGCGACCACGATCGCCTGGCCGCACAAGCCCGCCGACCTCGACTTCCACGCCATCGAGGGCCACTCCTGGCGACTCTCGCTCGACGCAGAGGGTGCACGGACCACCCGCCTCCCCAGCGCCACCGCCGCCGGCGAGGGCCCGGACGCGCCCACCGCCTCCGCTCGGGCCACGGCCAGTGACGTGGTCCTCTGGCTCTACAACCGCATCCCGCTCGACTCCCTGAGGCTGCACGGCGACGGACGCGTCTTCGACCTGCTCCGCGACTGGAACCCGGACGAGTAG
- a CDS encoding DivIVA domain-containing protein — protein sequence MRNFLARFRRGERESRGAHYRSRAYAPLRPWQVRGRRFRRVGWFGRRGLDPDEVQEFLDRVATDLTSLYDELAKSRDETIRVKAALRQWQSRQSRTANVSERY from the coding sequence ATGCGCAACTTCTTGGCACGGTTCCGCAGGGGCGAACGGGAGAGCAGGGGAGCCCACTACCGGTCCAGGGCGTACGCGCCGTTGCGGCCGTGGCAGGTGCGCGGGCGGCGGTTCCGCAGGGTCGGCTGGTTCGGGCGGCGCGGGCTCGACCCGGACGAGGTGCAGGAGTTCCTGGACCGGGTCGCCACCGACCTGACCAGCCTCTACGACGAGCTGGCAAAGAGTCGGGACGAGACAATCCGGGTCAAGGCGGCGCTGCGTCAGTGGCAGTCGCGCCAATCCCGTACGGCGAACGTCTCGGAGCGCTACTGA
- a CDS encoding winged helix-turn-helix domain-containing protein, with protein sequence MSIDPRSHTPVYVQLADLIRERIESGELAPGTTLASEARLTQEYGIGREAVRMAVSLLRSEGLVSTIRGHGTRVRESPERTKAELPAGGSVIARMPTGSERRDMQLDEGVPVLEIRHPKGEVEVQPGDQVELTRPKPV encoded by the coding sequence ATGAGCATCGATCCGCGCTCGCACACGCCGGTCTATGTGCAGCTCGCTGACCTGATCCGCGAGCGCATCGAGTCCGGCGAACTGGCGCCCGGCACAACGCTGGCGAGCGAGGCGCGACTGACCCAGGAGTACGGCATCGGCCGCGAAGCCGTACGGATGGCCGTCTCCCTGCTCCGCTCCGAGGGCCTGGTCAGCACCATCCGAGGCCACGGCACCCGCGTACGCGAGTCTCCGGAGCGTACGAAGGCGGAGTTGCCAGCCGGCGGGTCGGTAATCGCGCGGATGCCAACCGGTAGCGAGCGACGGGACATGCAACTCGACGAGGGTGTGCCAGTGCTCGAGATCCGCCACCCGAAGGGCGAGGTGGAGGTCCAGCCAGGTGATCAGGTCGAACTAACCCGCCCGAAGCCGGTTTGA
- a CDS encoding SDR family oxidoreductase yields MIVVTGATGHLGPIVIEELLARGVPAEEIVAAVRTPEKAAGLAERGVRVRRADYDDPESLASAFAGADRVLLVSGTDVGQRVPQHRNAVEAARAAGVKLLAYTSILNADTTKLVLAADHQATEAIIRESGVPFVLLRNGFYLDLYTEGFAQNLEHGAIVDASGDGKMSVATRADFAAAAAAVLTTEGHENKAYELGSDWAFTVPALAAELSRQTGRTVVYNDLTPAEYTEFLAGVGVPRPMAEVLADTRVGVLRGELFTDSGDLSRLLGRPTTSLADAVAAALKELG; encoded by the coding sequence ATGATCGTCGTCACCGGGGCCACCGGGCATCTCGGCCCCATTGTCATCGAGGAACTGCTGGCGCGCGGTGTGCCCGCCGAGGAGATCGTTGCCGCCGTACGCACCCCGGAGAAGGCGGCCGGGCTCGCCGAGCGCGGCGTGCGGGTGCGCCGGGCCGACTACGACGACCCGGAGAGCCTGGCCAGCGCGTTCGCCGGTGCAGACAGGGTGCTGCTCGTCTCCGGCACCGATGTCGGGCAGCGGGTTCCCCAGCACCGCAACGCGGTCGAGGCCGCCCGCGCGGCCGGTGTCAAGCTGCTCGCCTACACCAGCATTCTGAACGCCGACACGACCAAGCTCGTGCTCGCCGCCGACCACCAGGCGACCGAGGCGATCATCCGCGAGTCGGGTGTGCCGTTCGTGCTCCTGCGCAACGGCTTCTACCTCGACCTCTACACCGAGGGCTTCGCCCAGAATCTCGAACACGGCGCGATCGTCGACGCCTCCGGCGACGGCAAGATGTCCGTCGCCACCCGGGCCGATTTTGCCGCCGCGGCTGCCGCCGTGCTCACCACCGAGGGACACGAGAACAAGGCGTACGAGCTGGGTAGCGACTGGGCCTTCACGGTGCCCGCCCTGGCCGCCGAACTGAGTCGCCAGACCGGCCGTACGGTGGTCTACAACGATCTCACCCCGGCCGAGTACACCGAGTTCCTGGCCGGTGTCGGTGTGCCGCGCCCGATGGCGGAGGTGTTGGCGGACACGCGGGTCGGCGTACTCCGGGGTGAGCTGTTCACCGACAGCGGTGACCTGTCGCGCCTGCTCGGCCGGCCGACCACGTCGCTCGCCGACGCCGTCGCCGCCGCACTCAAGGAACTCGGCTGA